The following are encoded in a window of Lacinutrix sp. WUR7 genomic DNA:
- a CDS encoding dCMP deaminase family protein has product MSEKKKLKYDKAYLRIATEWGKLSACERKQVGALIVKDRMIISDGFNGTPTGFENYCEDDEGYTKWYVLHAEANAILKVASSTQSCKGATLYITLSPCKECSKLIHQAGIVRVVYNQTYKDDSGLRFLEKAGIELQLIEAVTA; this is encoded by the coding sequence ATGTCAGAAAAAAAGAAGCTTAAATATGATAAAGCGTATTTAAGAATAGCAACAGAATGGGGAAAACTATCTGCTTGCGAACGTAAACAAGTTGGAGCGTTAATAGTAAAAGACAGAATGATTATTTCTGATGGTTTTAATGGTACACCAACAGGTTTTGAAAACTATTGTGAAGATGACGAAGGATATACCAAATGGTATGTATTACATGCCGAAGCTAATGCTATTTTAAAAGTAGCATCTTCAACACAATCTTGTAAAGGTGCAACCTTATATATTACATTGTCGCCTTGTAAAGAATGTAGTAAGTTAATACACCAAGCAGGAATTGTAAGAGTAGTTTATAACCAAACATATAAAGACGATTCTGGTCTGCGTTTTTTAGAAAAAGCAGGAATAGAATTACAATTAATTGAAGCAGTAACCGCATAA
- a CDS encoding ribose-phosphate pyrophosphokinase, with protein MSNTITEAKIFSCMQSKVLAKNIADAYGTHLGNVITSTYSDGEFQPSYEESIRGTRVFIIGSTNPGPENLMEMLLMLDAAKRASARHITAVIPYFGWARQDRKDKPRVPIAAKLVAKMLETAGATRIITMDLHADQIQGFFEKPVDHLFASTIFLPYLKELNLENLTIASPDMGGSKRAYAYSKALGSDVVICYKQRAKANVISHMELIGDVTGKNVVLVDDMVDTAGTLTKAADLMMERGALSVRAICTHPILSGNAYERIEESKLEELIVTDSIPLQKECSKIKVLSSADLFAEVMQNVHHNKSISSKFLM; from the coding sequence ATGTCAAACACCATTACTGAAGCAAAGATTTTTTCTTGTATGCAAAGTAAAGTTTTAGCAAAAAATATTGCTGATGCCTATGGTACACATCTAGGTAATGTAATTACATCTACTTATAGCGATGGAGAATTTCAACCATCTTATGAAGAATCTATTCGTGGAACCCGCGTTTTTATTATTGGTTCTACAAATCCTGGTCCAGAAAATTTAATGGAAATGTTGTTAATGTTGGATGCCGCTAAAAGAGCATCTGCAAGACATATTACAGCAGTAATACCTTATTTTGGTTGGGCAAGACAAGACAGAAAAGACAAACCTAGAGTTCCTATTGCTGCAAAATTAGTAGCAAAAATGCTAGAAACAGCTGGAGCAACTAGAATAATAACTATGGATTTGCATGCAGATCAAATACAGGGTTTCTTTGAAAAGCCTGTAGATCATTTGTTTGCTTCCACTATATTTTTACCGTATCTAAAAGAATTAAATTTAGAAAATTTAACTATTGCTTCGCCAGATATGGGAGGTTCTAAAAGAGCATATGCATATTCTAAAGCGTTAGGTAGTGATGTTGTAATATGTTACAAGCAACGCGCAAAAGCAAATGTAATTTCTCACATGGAACTTATTGGAGATGTTACTGGTAAAAACGTAGTATTAGTAGATGATATGGTAGATACTGCCGGAACATTAACTAAGGCTGCAGATTTAATGATGGAAAGAGGTGCTTTAAGTGTTAGAGCTATTTGTACCCATCCTATTTTATCTGGAAATGCTTATGAAAGAATTGAAGAATCTAAACTAGAAGAATTAATAGTAACAGACTCTATTCCTCTTCAAAAAGAATGTTCAAAAATCAAAGTATTAAGTAGTGCTGATTTATTTGCTGAAGTGATGCAAAATGTACATCACAACAAATCTATTAGCTCAAAATTTTTAATGTAA
- a CDS encoding FAD-dependent oxidoreductase, translated as MFDALIIGGGAAGMSCALVLGSAQNKDFAKNKRIGIIMHQKASHLQNALFNNVLGLPPGTTGATILEEGKKQLATQYPHIVQIENEKVCEIIKTKSGFTVITNKETYQTKYAVIAVGYTNLIAIKGLENYIEPHPRAVKEKDRIWLKNTDHKIEEGLYVAGTLAGWRSQFAIASGSGAQVATDILTLWNNGVHTKVHDKV; from the coding sequence ATGTTTGATGCTCTTATTATTGGTGGTGGAGCAGCAGGAATGTCTTGCGCATTGGTTTTAGGTTCTGCCCAAAACAAGGACTTTGCTAAAAACAAACGTATTGGTATTATCATGCACCAAAAAGCATCGCATTTACAAAATGCTTTATTTAATAATGTATTAGGTTTACCACCAGGAACTACTGGAGCAACTATTTTAGAAGAAGGTAAAAAGCAACTTGCCACACAATATCCTCATATTGTACAAATAGAAAATGAGAAGGTTTGTGAAATAATTAAAACCAAATCCGGATTTACTGTTATTACAAACAAAGAAACCTACCAAACCAAATATGCAGTAATTGCTGTTGGATACACCAATTTAATAGCAATAAAAGGTTTAGAAAACTATATAGAACCGCATCCTAGAGCTGTAAAAGAAAAAGATAGAATTTGGTTAAAAAACACAGACCATAAAATAGAAGAAGGTTTATATGTTGCAGGAACTTTAGCTGGCTGGAGAAGTCAATTCGCAATAGCTTCTGGAAGTGGTGCGCAAGTAGCGACAGATATTTTAACCCTGTGGAATAATGGCGTGCATACCAAAGTTCATGATAAAGTGTAG
- a CDS encoding DUF3109 family protein has protein sequence MFQLGKTIVSEDIIQKDFVCNLSACKGACCIDGDAGAPLDKEEVKILEDIYPKVKPYLRKEGIAAIEAQGTSIVTDFGDLETPLINGADCAYVIFDDKKTALCAIEEAYNQGDIDWKKPVSCHLYPIRIKEYSEFSAVNYDKWEICDDACTLGKELQVPVYKFVKQALVRKFGEDWYTELEKVADKMNK, from the coding sequence ATGTTTCAACTAGGAAAAACAATAGTTTCAGAAGATATTATTCAAAAAGATTTTGTGTGTAACTTATCTGCATGCAAAGGTGCTTGTTGTATAGATGGAGATGCTGGAGCTCCTTTAGATAAAGAGGAAGTTAAAATATTAGAGGATATTTACCCAAAAGTAAAGCCTTATTTACGTAAAGAAGGTATCGCTGCTATTGAAGCGCAAGGCACTTCTATTGTTACCGATTTTGGTGATTTAGAAACCCCATTAATTAATGGTGCAGATTGTGCTTATGTGATTTTTGACGATAAAAAAACGGCACTTTGTGCTATTGAAGAAGCATATAATCAGGGAGATATAGATTGGAAAAAACCAGTTTCGTGTCATTTATATCCTATTAGAATTAAAGAATACTCTGAGTTTTCTGCTGTAAATTATGATAAATGGGAGATTTGTGATGATGCTTGTACGCTTGGTAAAGAGCTTCAGGTTCCTGTTTATAAATTTGTAAAGCAAGCTTTAGTTAGAAAGTTTGGTGAAGATTGGTATACCGAATTAGAAAAGGTTGCTGATAAAATGAATAAATAA
- a CDS encoding HupE/UreJ family protein has protein sequence MLEEFWFNVQYGINHVLDINAYDHVLFLIVLAVPYIFKDWKRILMLVSIFTLGHTLSLVLAAYGVVSVNGKLVEFLIPITILVMAIFNVFTAGKTAKSDKVGVLFFSTLFFGLVHGLGFAREFKLMVGKTENKLITLLEFALGIELAQIIIVFVVLFLGFLMQTIFRFSKRDWVMVVSAIVIGLVIPMIINSNILF, from the coding sequence ATGCTAGAAGAATTCTGGTTTAACGTACAATATGGTATTAACCATGTGTTAGACATTAACGCTTATGATCACGTACTTTTTTTAATAGTTCTTGCTGTTCCTTATATCTTTAAAGACTGGAAACGTATTTTAATGTTAGTATCTATTTTTACTCTTGGGCATACATTGTCTTTAGTATTAGCAGCCTATGGTGTGGTTTCCGTAAATGGTAAGTTGGTAGAGTTTTTAATTCCTATTACTATTTTAGTCATGGCTATTTTTAATGTATTTACAGCTGGTAAAACGGCTAAGAGTGATAAAGTTGGCGTTTTGTTTTTTTCTACACTCTTTTTTGGTTTAGTACATGGCCTTGGTTTTGCAAGAGAATTTAAACTCATGGTTGGTAAAACAGAAAACAAATTAATAACTCTTTTAGAGTTTGCATTAGGTATTGAGTTAGCGCAAATTATTATTGTTTTTGTGGTATTGTTTTTAGGTTTTTTAATGCAAACTATTTTTAGATTTTCTAAACGGGATTGGGTTATGGTAGTTTCTGCTATTGTAATTGGTTTAGTGATACCAATGATAATAAATAGTAATATACTTTTCTAG
- a CDS encoding S41 family peptidase has protein sequence MNIKKKYLPLILGVAIAAGIFIGGKLNFTDSSDKLFTANSKKDKLNRLIDYIDYEYVDDVNTDSIVDVTVNGILENLDPHSVYIPKEDMQRVSESMKGDFVGIGVSFYPYKDSIAVIRAVKGGPSEKIGIQGGDRILFANDDTLFGNNFSNKEIVVKLKGKIDTEVNLKIYRKGEEELLDFKVTRDHVPITSVDASYMLTNTLGYVKINRFAESTFKEFKTELNKLKKLGATQIALDLRSNPGGFLNIAEQIVDEFLEDDTLILFTKNKRGTIEKSFATKKGDFEKADVFVLIDENSASASEIVAGALQDNDKGTIVGRRSYGKGLVQREMQLGDGSAVRLTVSRYYTPTGRSIQRSYKNGNKDYYDEYFSRLDSGELLDSDKIEVADSLKFTTPKGKVVYGGGGIIPDVFVPLDLSMQNETFNYLQQTGFLNYFVFEQLDKQREAYDNLTREDFVKDFIITDDVVQDFQEFLRDRLKRNLTFLTFKEEIKLLIKAALGEQLFGEGTYQEVINQQDIMIEEVVKLSEAH, from the coding sequence ATGAATATCAAAAAAAAATACTTACCTCTAATTCTTGGAGTTGCAATTGCAGCTGGTATTTTTATTGGCGGAAAATTAAATTTTACAGATTCTTCAGATAAATTATTTACAGCGAACAGCAAAAAGGATAAACTCAACAGACTTATTGATTATATAGATTACGAGTATGTAGACGATGTAAATACAGATAGTATTGTAGATGTAACCGTAAACGGAATTCTAGAAAATCTAGATCCGCACTCAGTATATATTCCAAAAGAAGACATGCAACGCGTTAGCGAAAGCATGAAAGGAGATTTTGTTGGTATTGGTGTTAGCTTTTATCCTTATAAAGATTCTATTGCAGTAATAAGAGCTGTAAAAGGAGGTCCGAGTGAGAAAATTGGTATTCAAGGAGGAGATAGAATTCTTTTTGCGAATGATGATACGCTATTTGGAAATAACTTTTCTAATAAAGAAATTGTTGTTAAGTTAAAGGGAAAAATAGATACGGAAGTAAATTTAAAAATCTACAGAAAAGGGGAAGAGGAATTACTTGATTTTAAAGTTACCAGAGATCACGTGCCAATTACTAGTGTGGATGCGTCCTATATGCTAACAAATACTTTAGGTTATGTGAAAATAAATCGTTTTGCAGAATCTACTTTTAAAGAATTTAAAACGGAATTAAATAAACTTAAAAAGCTTGGTGCAACACAAATAGCTTTAGATTTAAGAAGCAATCCTGGTGGGTTTTTAAATATTGCCGAACAGATTGTAGATGAGTTTTTAGAAGATGATACTCTTATTCTATTTACCAAAAACAAAAGAGGAACCATAGAAAAAAGCTTTGCAACCAAAAAAGGAGACTTCGAAAAAGCAGATGTTTTTGTGCTTATAGACGAAAATTCTGCATCCGCAAGTGAGATCGTTGCAGGAGCTTTACAAGACAATGATAAAGGAACCATTGTTGGTAGACGTTCTTATGGAAAAGGTTTGGTGCAACGCGAAATGCAACTTGGAGATGGAAGTGCTGTGCGATTAACTGTTTCCCGTTATTATACACCAACAGGAAGATCGATACAGCGTTCTTATAAAAATGGAAACAAAGATTATTACGATGAGTATTTTTCGCGTTTAGATAGTGGCGAATTACTAGACTCTGATAAAATAGAAGTTGCCGACTCTCTAAAATTTACAACTCCAAAAGGTAAAGTAGTGTATGGTGGAGGCGGAATTATTCCAGATGTATTTGTGCCTTTAGATTTAAGTATGCAAAATGAAACCTTTAACTATCTGCAACAAACAGGGTTTTTAAATTATTTTGTTTTCGAGCAATTAGATAAGCAAAGAGAAGCTTATGATAATTTAACACGAGAAGATTTTGTAAAGGATTTTATAATCACAGACGATGTTGTACAGGATTTTCAGGAGTTTTTAAGAGATCGTTTAAAGAGAAATCTTACTTTTTTAACCTTTAAAGAAGAAATTAAACTGCTTATTAAAGCGGCTTTAGGAGAACAATTGTTTGGTGAAGGTACCTATCAAGAAGTAATCAATCAGCAGGATATTATGATTGAAGAGGTAGTTAAGTTAAGTGAAGCTCACTAA
- a CDS encoding ribonucleotide-diphosphate reductase subunit beta has protein sequence MEITQIIKRDYETSPFVLNKISNAIEKAMLSVGNGSKEDANTISVSVLKTLLDRKEKDFKYIPTVEQVQDLVEEKLMGSQFPDVAKAYILYRDEQTRSRKTNIFEKRINLKPYEYPALNDYVDAIRHSYWIHSEFNFTSDIQDFKTRLTVVEQNAIKNTMLAISQIEVAVKNFWGEIYNKMPKPEIGSVGATFAESEVRHQDAYSHLLEILGLNNEFKNIKKKPVIMRRVHYLEMALKNSKSEDNKEYAESILLFSLFIEHVSLFSQFLIIMAFNKHKNMLKGVSNVVEATSKEEQIHGDFGIDIIRIIKEENPTWFDEAHAASVQELCREAFESESKIIDWIFEAGELDFLPKAVINEFIKNRFNNSLESIGIEKVFEVNEKLVAQTEWFDDEIIGTKHGDFFVKRSINYSKRTKSITSDDLF, from the coding sequence ATGGAGATTACGCAGATTATTAAAAGAGATTATGAAACAAGCCCTTTTGTTTTAAATAAAATTTCTAATGCCATTGAGAAAGCAATGCTTTCCGTAGGAAATGGTTCTAAAGAAGATGCGAATACCATTTCTGTAAGCGTTTTAAAAACGTTGTTAGATAGAAAAGAAAAAGACTTTAAATATATTCCAACGGTAGAGCAAGTACAAGATCTTGTAGAAGAAAAATTAATGGGAAGTCAGTTTCCTGATGTTGCTAAAGCATATATTTTATATAGAGATGAGCAAACAAGAAGTAGAAAAACAAATATTTTTGAAAAGCGTATCAACCTTAAGCCATACGAATATCCTGCGCTTAACGATTATGTAGATGCGATTAGACATTCGTATTGGATACATTCTGAATTTAACTTTACAAGTGATATTCAGGATTTTAAAACAAGACTTACCGTTGTAGAGCAAAATGCGATTAAAAATACCATGCTTGCTATTTCTCAAATTGAAGTTGCAGTAAAGAATTTTTGGGGAGAGATTTATAATAAAATGCCAAAACCAGAAATAGGATCTGTAGGAGCAACCTTTGCAGAAAGTGAAGTGCGCCACCAAGATGCTTATTCGCATTTATTAGAAATTTTAGGACTTAACAACGAGTTTAAAAACATAAAGAAAAAGCCTGTAATTATGCGTCGTGTGCATTATTTAGAAATGGCTTTGAAAAATTCTAAAAGTGAAGACAATAAAGAATATGCAGAGTCTATTTTATTATTCTCTCTATTTATAGAACACGTATCTCTATTCTCTCAGTTTTTAATAATCATGGCATTCAATAAGCATAAAAATATGCTTAAAGGAGTTTCGAATGTTGTAGAAGCAACCTCTAAAGAAGAACAAATTCATGGGGATTTCGGAATTGATATTATTAGAATTATAAAAGAAGAAAACCCAACGTGGTTTGATGAAGCACATGCAGCTTCCGTACAAGAATTATGTAGAGAAGCATTTGAAAGTGAAAGTAAAATTATTGACTGGATTTTTGAAGCAGGCGAATTAGATTTCTTACCAAAAGCGGTTATTAACGAGTTTATTAAAAATCGTTTTAACAACTCTTTAGAAAGTATTGGAATTGAAAAAGTATTTGAAGTAAACGAAAAATTAGTAGCACAAACCGAATGGTTTGATGACGAAATTATAGGAACAAAACATGGAGATTTCTTCGTGAAAAGATCTATAAACTATAGTAAAAGAACAAAAAGTATAACTAGCGACGACCTATTTTAA
- a CDS encoding tetratricopeptide repeat protein, whose product MQRLKHIPVQYFILITIMLLVTSLHAQDPVISDFKTQVERIIAQKPNNYQDLYSLFNKVSNDTLKMQYLSSKSKEAEYLEGESYALNMLGIYYRNSSKYNEAIAFHKQAQELALKANNLELQVISLNMLGVVNRRLDLIRYALDFHKQALDLAETAKNPSLNLKRSIAVSRNSMGNIYLALKQYDLAFIQFNYSLEIERELDNKLGLAINYQNIGYVKESKGLLEDALEDYRTSLDYNNQINSNIGRVICNNSIAVIYIKQGKYKEAQTTLNNALQKALLLSDQYHIIPVYINLGWLQLKQNKFEESEINLKKGLQKSNDLNLVTSKIDAYKYLSELYKLKGDYKKSYEYYTAHVALDQTVTNQRNLQYVNDLIIKYESEKKSNQIKELASENEIVKLRLAQNKRILLLSVFGALLTLGILYVLNRQKSLKSEKQIIMLEQDMLRNQMNPHFIFNTLNSIKLYIINNEKENAVYYLNKFSKLIRKILVASTEKEISLAEEVETMTLYMNIENIRFDNEIKYKIEIDENVNAENIKVPSLILQPFLENALWHGLSSKLKNKEIHVHIEKSKHHAVSIYITDNGIGRVASEKINKQKTLKRKSVGISITKERLDNFSKQFTNDYKLEIIDLYDANNLACGTKVIIEIPTQEIKLRTA is encoded by the coding sequence ATGCAAAGACTAAAACACATACCGGTACAATATTTTATACTAATTACAATTATGTTGTTAGTAACTAGCTTGCATGCACAAGATCCAGTAATTTCTGATTTTAAAACACAAGTAGAAAGAATTATAGCCCAAAAACCTAATAATTACCAAGATTTGTATTCGCTTTTTAATAAGGTAAGCAATGACACCTTAAAAATGCAGTACCTTTCTTCAAAAAGTAAAGAAGCAGAATACCTAGAAGGAGAAAGTTACGCTTTAAATATGCTGGGTATTTATTATAGAAACTCATCAAAATACAACGAAGCTATAGCGTTTCATAAACAAGCACAAGAACTAGCACTAAAGGCTAACAATTTAGAATTACAAGTAATAAGTCTCAACATGCTTGGTGTAGTAAACAGAAGGTTAGACCTTATCCGGTATGCCTTAGACTTCCACAAACAAGCTTTAGATCTTGCCGAAACAGCAAAAAATCCCTCACTAAATTTAAAACGAAGCATTGCTGTTTCTCGAAATAGTATGGGAAACATTTATTTAGCACTAAAGCAATATGATTTAGCTTTTATACAATTCAACTATTCTTTAGAAATTGAAAGAGAGTTAGACAATAAACTAGGACTAGCAATTAACTATCAAAACATTGGTTATGTTAAAGAAAGTAAAGGCTTACTAGAAGATGCACTTGAAGACTACAGAACCTCTTTAGACTACAACAACCAAATAAACTCTAATATAGGTCGCGTAATATGCAACAATAGTATTGCTGTAATTTACATTAAACAAGGAAAATATAAAGAAGCACAAACCACACTTAACAATGCTTTACAGAAAGCTTTGCTATTAAGTGACCAATACCACATTATTCCTGTTTATATTAATCTAGGATGGCTACAATTAAAACAAAATAAATTTGAAGAATCAGAAATAAACTTAAAAAAAGGATTACAAAAATCTAATGATTTAAATCTAGTGACTTCAAAAATTGACGCGTACAAATACCTTTCTGAATTATATAAACTAAAAGGAGATTACAAAAAATCTTACGAATACTACACAGCACACGTAGCTTTAGATCAAACAGTAACTAACCAAAGAAATTTACAATATGTAAATGACCTGATTATTAAATATGAAAGTGAAAAGAAAAGCAATCAGATAAAAGAGTTAGCTAGTGAAAACGAAATTGTAAAACTACGATTAGCACAAAACAAAAGAATACTACTACTAAGCGTATTTGGCGCACTATTAACTTTAGGGATTCTATATGTTTTAAACCGACAAAAAAGTTTAAAAAGCGAAAAGCAAATTATCATGCTAGAGCAAGACATGTTGCGTAATCAAATGAATCCGCATTTTATATTCAACACGCTAAATTCTATCAAGCTATACATTATTAATAATGAAAAGGAAAATGCCGTTTATTATTTAAACAAGTTCTCTAAACTTATTCGAAAAATTTTAGTCGCATCTACAGAAAAAGAAATCTCTTTAGCCGAAGAAGTAGAAACCATGACACTTTACATGAATATTGAAAACATACGTTTTGATAATGAAATAAAATACAAAATAGAAATTGATGAAAATGTAAATGCCGAAAATATAAAAGTACCATCCCTTATTTTACAACCCTTTTTAGAAAATGCTTTATGGCATGGTTTGTCTTCAAAATTAAAAAACAAAGAGATTCATGTACATATTGAAAAATCAAAACACCATGCGGTTTCTATTTATATAACAGATAATGGTATTGGTAGAGTGGCTTCAGAAAAAATTAATAAGCAAAAAACACTAAAGCGAAAATCTGTAGGTATTTCTATTACTAAAGAGCGATTAGATAATTTTTCTAAACAATTTACAAACGATTATAAATTAGAAATAATCGATTTATATGATGCTAATAATCTCGCCTGCGGAACAAAGGTAATTATCGAAATTCCTACCCAAGAAATAAAATTAAGAACTGCTTAA
- a CDS encoding MarC family protein, whose translation MQLNFKEILTAFMILFAVIDIIGNIPIIIDLRKKVGHIQSEKASIIAGIIMIVFLFLGQSLLSLIGIDVNSFAVAGSFILFFIALEMILGITLYKDDEGSSAITASVFPLAFPLIAGPGSLTTLLSLRAEFRIENIIIAVLLNVLIIFIVLKTSAKIEKLIGQNGISIIRKVFGVILLAIAVKLFAHNIKALFI comes from the coding sequence ATGCAACTTAATTTTAAAGAAATACTTACCGCTTTTATGATACTATTTGCTGTAATCGATATTATAGGAAATATCCCTATTATTATCGACTTACGAAAAAAAGTAGGTCATATACAAAGTGAAAAAGCTTCTATTATTGCTGGTATTATTATGATTGTTTTTTTGTTTTTAGGACAAAGTTTACTTTCTCTAATTGGTATTGATGTAAATAGTTTTGCCGTTGCAGGTTCTTTTATTTTGTTTTTTATTGCATTAGAAATGATATTAGGAATCACCTTATATAAAGATGACGAAGGCAGTAGCGCAATAACCGCTTCGGTATTCCCGCTAGCATTTCCATTAATTGCAGGACCAGGAAGCTTAACTACCTTACTTTCTTTACGTGCAGAATTTAGAATAGAAAATATAATAATTGCAGTTTTGCTTAACGTTTTAATTATCTTTATTGTTTTAAAGACATCTGCAAAAATAGAAAAGCTTATTGGTCAAAATGGTATTAGTATTATCCGAAAAGTTTTTGGTGTAATCCTCTTAGCCATTGCAGTAAAGTTATTTGCACACAACATTAAAGCACTTTTTATATAA
- a CDS encoding LytTR family DNA-binding domain-containing protein has translation MIKAVIVDDEPKAIQSLTWELNHFSKDIEVIETFSSPEMAISFLNKTSNTPDCLFLDIQMPTMDGFQFLEKLTNKDFAVVITTAYDEYAIKAIKHEAIDYLLKPIDSDDLSSTINKLKNLTTKNINYDKLEELFYKFNEENSRQKITINTDGKLIFLNVDDIIFIESDGNYSTLILKDNQKLVVTKKLKEVDALLPDKMFFRIHNSYIINLNKVKEFIKTEGYVVMQSNHKIPVARQRKLDFLDRL, from the coding sequence ATGATAAAAGCAGTAATTGTAGATGATGAACCAAAAGCAATCCAAAGTCTAACTTGGGAGCTTAACCATTTCAGTAAAGACATAGAGGTTATTGAAACATTTTCTAGCCCAGAAATGGCAATTTCATTTTTAAACAAAACTTCAAATACTCCAGACTGTCTGTTTTTAGATATACAAATGCCAACTATGGATGGCTTCCAGTTTTTAGAAAAACTAACCAATAAAGATTTTGCTGTTGTTATTACAACTGCTTATGATGAATACGCTATTAAAGCTATAAAACATGAGGCTATAGATTATTTATTAAAACCTATAGATTCGGACGACTTAAGTAGCACTATTAATAAGCTAAAAAACCTAACTACTAAAAATATTAATTACGACAAGCTAGAAGAATTATTTTATAAATTTAATGAAGAAAACAGCAGGCAAAAAATCACAATAAATACCGATGGAAAACTCATTTTCTTAAATGTAGACGACATTATTTTTATAGAGTCTGATGGCAACTATAGCACACTTATTTTAAAAGACAACCAAAAACTAGTAGTAACCAAAAAACTAAAAGAGGTCGATGCGTTATTACCAGACAAAATGTTTTTTAGAATACACAACTCGTATATTATAAACTTAAACAAAGTAAAAGAGTTTATTAAAACCGAAGGCTATGTTGTTATGCAATCTAACCATAAAATCCCTGTTGCTAGACAGCGAAAATTAGATTTTCTAGACAGACTTTAA